Proteins encoded together in one Telopea speciosissima isolate NSW1024214 ecotype Mountain lineage chromosome 6, Tspe_v1, whole genome shotgun sequence window:
- the LOC122665195 gene encoding UTP--glucose-1-phosphate uridylyltransferase-like, protein MATVALNPPEAEKLSKLQSATKGLNQISEKEKAGFTNLVARYLSGEAQFVDWSKIQTPTDKVVVPYNSLASISDDITQTKNLLDKLVVLKLNGGLGTTMGCTGPKSVIEVRNGLTFLDLIVIQIESLNTKYGCNVPLLLMNSFNTHDDTLKIVEKYSKSNVEIHTFNQSQYPRLVVEDFLPLPCKGQTGKDGWYPPGHGDVFSALMNSGKLDALLAKGKEYVFVANSDNLGAVVDLNILNHLIQNKNEYCMEVTPKTLADVKGGTLISYEGRVQLLEIAQVADEHVSEFKSIEKFKIFNTNNLWVNLKAIKRLVEADALKMEIIPNPKEVDGVKVLQLETAAGAAIRFFDHAIGINVPRSRFLPVKATSDLLLVQSDLYTLTDGFVIRNKDRSNPSNPTIELGPEFKKVSNFLSHFKAIPSIIELDSLKVSGDAWFGAGIKLKGNVTIAAKSGVKLEIPDGVVLENKVINDPKDI, encoded by the exons ATGGCTACGGTTGCTCTTAACCCTCCCGAGGCAGAGAAGCTCTCCAAGCTTCAATCTGCTACCAAAGGCCTTAATCAGATCAG TGAGAAGGAGAAAGCTGGATTCACCAATCTCGTGGCTCGTTATCTCAG TGGCGAAGCTCAATTCGTTGACTGGAGCAAGATTCAGACGCCTACTGATAAAGTAGTTGTTCCCTACAATAGCTTAGCTTCTATTTCTGATG ATATCACGCAAACCAAGAATCTTTTGGACAAACTCGTTGTCTTGAAGCTCAATGGTGGTTTGGGGACGACGATGGGTTGTACTGGTCCCAA GTCTGTCATTGAAGTTCGTAATGGGTTGACATTTCTTGACTTAATTGTCATCCAAATTGag TCACTTAATACCAAGTACGGGTGCAATGTTCCCCTGCTTCTGATGAATTCTTTCAACACGCATGATGATACACTGAAG ATTGTTGAAAAATATTCAAAGTCAAATGTTGAAATTCATACTTTTAATCAG AGTCAATATCCTCGATTGGTTGTTGAAGATTTCTTACCACTGCCATGCAAGGGGCAAACTGGCAAGGATGGATG GTATCCTCCTGGTCATGGGGATGTGTTCTCCGCCTTGATGAATAGCGGCAAACTGGATGCTTTATTAGCAAAG GGTAAGGAGTATGTCTTTGTCGCCAACTCAGATAACTTGGGCGCTGTTGTTGACCTGA ATATCTTAAATCATTTAATCCAAAACAAGAACGAATATTGTATGGAG GTGACTCCTAAAACCTTGGCAGATGTCAAAGGTGGTACCCTTATTTCCTATGAAGGGAGAGTTCAG CTCTTGGAAATTGCACAGGTTGCTGATGAGCAT GTCAGTGAATTCAAGTCTATTGAGAAGTTCAAGATTTTCAACACGAACAACTT GTGGGTAAATTTGAAGGCCATTAAAAGGCTTGTAGAAGCCGATGCACTAAAAATGGAGATCATTCCAAACCCTAAG GAAGTGGATGGGGTCAAGGTTCTTCAGCTGGAGACTGCAGCTGGTGCAGCAATTCGG TTCTTTGATCATGCTATTGGAATCAATGTTCCCCGATCTCGTTTCCTTCCAGTGAAGGCAACATCTGATTTGCTTCTTGTCCAG TCTGATCTCTACACCTTAACTGATGGCTTTGTAATCCGTAATAAAGACAGAAGCAATCCTTCAAATCCCACGATTGAATTGGGACCAGAGTTCAAGAAG GTTAGCAACTTCCTTAGTCACTTCAAGGCCATCCCAAGCATCATTGAACTTGATAGCTTGAAGGTTAGTGGTGATGCCTGGTTCGGTGCTGGCATAAAACTGAAG GGGAATGTGACCATTGCTGCAAAATCTGGAGTGAAATTGGAAATTCCTGATGGAGTTGTACTTGAGAACAAG GTGATCAATGACCCCAAGGACATCTGA